One bacterium DNA segment encodes these proteins:
- a CDS encoding glycosyltransferase family 2 protein, with amino-acid sequence MKLLAVTVNYKTPEMTLRAVETLLGELGAYPDARVAIVDNDSGDGSLEILERGVAEADWGDRVEVLASPWNGGFAWGNNFAIGPALERPDPPDYVYLLNSDAFPDPGSVDRLVTFLDQNPDYGIAGSYIHGVEGDTHRTAFRFHSIASEFEMTLGVGFVSKLLAHKIVSPELPTETAPVDWLAGASMLVRREVFDAIGLLDHGYFLYYEETDFCLRAARAGWPTAYVPESSVTHIGSVSTGFQDLSRRTPPYWYASRRRYFLKNHGRATLWIANSVYILGGLIRRIRFALSGRESHEPRYHMRDFLRFNLRLGAAPDVHPPRPEGLS; translated from the coding sequence TTGAAGCTGCTCGCGGTCACGGTCAACTACAAGACGCCGGAGATGACCCTGCGCGCGGTCGAAACCCTCCTCGGAGAGCTCGGGGCGTATCCGGACGCCCGCGTCGCGATCGTCGACAACGACTCGGGCGACGGGTCCCTCGAGATCCTCGAGCGAGGTGTCGCGGAGGCGGACTGGGGCGATCGCGTCGAGGTGCTCGCCTCGCCGTGGAACGGTGGCTTCGCCTGGGGCAACAACTTCGCCATCGGCCCCGCCCTCGAGCGCCCGGATCCGCCGGACTACGTCTACCTGCTGAATTCCGATGCCTTCCCCGATCCCGGCTCGGTCGATCGGCTCGTCACCTTTCTCGACCAGAATCCCGACTACGGGATCGCGGGCAGCTACATCCACGGCGTCGAGGGCGACACCCACCGGACCGCCTTCCGTTTCCATTCGATCGCGAGCGAGTTCGAGATGACCCTCGGCGTGGGTTTCGTGTCGAAGCTCCTCGCGCACAAGATCGTCTCACCGGAGCTCCCGACCGAGACCGCCCCCGTCGATTGGCTCGCCGGCGCGAGCATGCTCGTGCGGCGTGAAGTCTTCGACGCGATCGGCCTCCTCGATCACGGCTATTTCCTCTACTACGAGGAAACGGATTTCTGCCTCCGCGCCGCCCGTGCGGGCTGGCCGACGGCGTACGTGCCCGAGAGTTCGGTGACGCACATCGGATCGGTCTCGACCGGCTTCCAGGACCTGTCCCGTCGCACGCCGCCCTACTGGTACGCGTCGCGCCGCCGCTACTTCCTGAAGAACCACGGGCGCGCGACGCTCTGGATCGCCAACTCGGTCTACATCCTCGGTGGCCTGATTCGCCGGATCCGATTCGCCCTGTCGGGCCGCGAGAGCCACGAGCCCCGCTACCACATGCGGGACTTCCTCCGCTTCAACCTCCGCCTCGGGGCGGCCCCGGACGTGCATCCGCCGCGACCGGAGGGCCTTTCGTGA
- a CDS encoding LLM class flavin-dependent oxidoreductase has translation MSATAPQLTCVLAGSESLLIQCGEILSERGWGIQRVVSRDAAILDWAQGAGLEVCAGGKELADQLDGVEFDYFFSITNLSIIPDAVIDRARRGAINFHDGPLPRYAGMYTPAWAILNGETEYGVTFHEMTGGVDEGRILVQRLFPISDDETSLSLNTSCYAAAIEGFGELVGQLETDRLSPRDQDLDQRSYFARHTRPAAAGLVDWQASAQAISAWVRAMDFGARYENPFAVGKLTHGGRVALVRGARRVATDSDAPAGTLLEIDESGWVVRCGEDAVALSGLAGPRGAEWTGTEAAAQLGLSVGDLVGSVDAVDREAVGARNETFTPAERFWVRRLAQLDPVEAPFRRADGAVDGTSAAGRLGLETAGLLPDVPAEQRAESILAGFAFHLARLQGTDRFDVTWSEDALVSGLAGTGEVFSPFVPLRVEVDPERAVGEALAEFGSALGRVRERGTFLVDAIARDPALAAHPLLSTGQWTSVAVGLHADPASTPLPPGADLALFVAPDASSASMAFDPQSLAAEDAERLIAQLQLLLGALHQADLPVSGLPLLAPEERAKVLDGWNDTVVDFDRGATVRSLFEDRVAHQPDAPALVFEGETLSYRELDERAGRLANHLSQLGIGRDALVGLHLARSIDMLVGVLGVLKAGGAYVPLDPEYPEDRIAYMIEDSRASVVLTHAAASPALPACEANVVHLDRDAATIAAHPVARPDTECRPEDLAYVIYTSGSTGKPKGVMVEHRNAVNFFVGMDDRVPHDPPGTWLAVTSLSFDISVLELLWTLTRGFEVVVYADRERKGGAAGVDPANWRPIDLGLALWGNDVGSGSKKYELMLEAAKFGDEHGFCAVHTPERHFGDFGAPFPNPAVTSAAIAAVTERIQIRASSCVLPLHHPVRVAEDWAVVDNISDGRVGISFASGWQPNDFVIRPEAYADAKKSMFENAEIVRRLWRGESVDFVNPHGDQVATKTLPRPVQSELPTWITTAGNPETFAQAGAAGVNVLTHLLGQSLDELAEMVRVYRKAAADAGHDPSTLNVTCMLHTFVGEDDAEVRRIVREPMKNYLASAMALVVDFAWSFPAFERPGGPDSTPEDVDLNSLSDEETDAILEFAFERYYETSGLFGTPEACEAMLQRCKDADIDEIACLIDYGVDTDVVLGSLDALADVRARVNEAPVVEATPATPSVDHGFAAQVERHGVTHLQCTPSHATMLLTNPDTRAALGRIPHLMIGGEAFPVSLAAELDGVACGTVTNMYGPTETTIWSSTEPVSGRPDSISIGRPIANTRLYVLDGGREPLPVGVAGELWIGGEGVVRGYHDRPDLTSDRFVDDPFEDRPGARMYRTGDLARWMPDGRIDFLGRLDHQVKIRGYRIELGEIEARLAGLDGVREGVVIAREDTPGDVRLVGYVVAEDAAPEESTLKDQLRVSLPEFMVPSNVLFLDAFPQTPNGKVDRKRLPAPHEVAKKSQAEYVAPANDLEGQIAEVWREVLYLEQVGTHDNFFDLGGHSLLVVQAHRKLREVCPMEVTLTDLYRFPTIAGLAEHVSKGGDGGEAVAASQARAEKRKQALGRRRRRGSRS, from the coding sequence ATGTCTGCCACCGCCCCCCAGCTCACCTGCGTGCTCGCCGGCTCCGAGTCGCTGCTGATCCAATGCGGGGAGATTCTCTCCGAGAGGGGGTGGGGAATTCAACGCGTCGTTTCGCGGGACGCTGCCATCCTCGACTGGGCGCAGGGGGCCGGGCTCGAAGTCTGCGCGGGCGGCAAGGAGCTCGCCGATCAGCTCGACGGCGTCGAGTTCGACTACTTCTTCAGCATCACGAACCTGTCGATCATTCCGGACGCGGTGATCGACCGGGCGCGTCGAGGGGCGATCAACTTCCATGATGGTCCGCTGCCTCGCTACGCAGGGATGTACACGCCCGCGTGGGCCATTCTCAACGGCGAGACCGAGTACGGGGTCACCTTCCACGAGATGACCGGTGGCGTCGACGAGGGTCGGATCCTCGTCCAGCGCCTCTTTCCCATCTCGGACGACGAGACGTCGCTGAGCCTCAATACGAGCTGTTATGCCGCCGCCATCGAGGGCTTCGGTGAGCTGGTGGGGCAGCTCGAGACGGATCGGCTCTCGCCCCGGGACCAGGACCTCGATCAGCGCAGCTACTTCGCGCGCCACACGCGTCCCGCTGCGGCGGGTCTGGTCGACTGGCAGGCGAGCGCGCAGGCGATCTCGGCCTGGGTGCGCGCGATGGATTTCGGCGCGCGGTACGAGAACCCCTTCGCGGTCGGCAAGCTGACCCACGGCGGGCGTGTCGCGCTCGTGCGCGGCGCCCGTCGGGTGGCTACGGATTCGGATGCCCCGGCCGGGACGCTCCTCGAGATCGACGAGAGCGGCTGGGTCGTGCGCTGCGGCGAAGATGCGGTGGCGCTCTCCGGACTCGCCGGTCCGCGAGGGGCGGAATGGACCGGCACCGAGGCCGCGGCGCAGCTCGGGCTCTCCGTCGGAGACCTCGTGGGTTCGGTCGACGCCGTCGATCGCGAAGCCGTCGGCGCGCGCAACGAGACCTTCACGCCTGCGGAGCGCTTCTGGGTCCGACGGCTGGCCCAGCTCGATCCGGTCGAAGCCCCCTTCCGCCGCGCCGATGGAGCGGTCGACGGAACCTCCGCCGCCGGCCGTCTCGGGCTGGAGACAGCGGGGCTCCTGCCGGACGTTCCCGCCGAGCAGCGCGCCGAATCGATCCTCGCCGGATTCGCCTTCCATCTCGCTCGTCTCCAGGGGACGGACCGTTTCGACGTGACCTGGAGCGAGGACGCGCTCGTGTCCGGGCTGGCCGGAACCGGAGAAGTGTTCTCGCCCTTCGTTCCGCTTCGCGTGGAAGTGGACCCCGAGCGAGCCGTGGGCGAAGCCCTGGCCGAGTTCGGGAGCGCCCTCGGGCGGGTGCGCGAGCGCGGGACCTTCCTGGTCGACGCGATCGCGCGCGACCCTGCGCTGGCCGCCCACCCGCTGCTGTCGACGGGGCAATGGACGTCCGTCGCGGTCGGTCTCCACGCCGATCCCGCCTCCACGCCGCTTCCGCCGGGCGCCGACCTGGCCCTCTTCGTGGCGCCCGACGCTTCATCGGCGTCGATGGCGTTCGATCCGCAGAGCCTCGCGGCCGAAGATGCCGAGCGACTGATCGCGCAGCTGCAGCTTCTTCTGGGGGCCCTCCACCAAGCGGATCTTCCCGTTTCGGGACTCCCGCTCCTGGCGCCCGAGGAACGCGCGAAGGTGCTCGACGGTTGGAACGACACCGTCGTCGATTTCGATCGCGGCGCGACGGTCCGGTCGCTCTTCGAGGACCGGGTCGCGCACCAGCCCGATGCACCCGCCCTGGTCTTCGAAGGGGAGACCCTCAGCTATCGCGAGCTGGACGAGCGGGCAGGGCGCCTCGCGAATCATCTGTCGCAGCTCGGCATCGGTCGCGACGCGCTGGTCGGTCTCCATCTGGCCCGATCGATCGACATGCTCGTCGGTGTCCTCGGCGTCCTGAAGGCGGGCGGCGCCTACGTCCCCCTCGATCCGGAGTACCCGGAGGATCGCATCGCGTACATGATCGAGGATTCCCGCGCCTCGGTCGTGCTCACCCACGCCGCTGCGTCGCCCGCGCTTCCGGCCTGCGAGGCGAACGTGGTCCACCTCGACCGCGACGCGGCAACCATCGCCGCGCACCCGGTCGCCCGCCCGGACACGGAGTGCCGCCCCGAAGATCTGGCCTACGTGATCTACACGTCGGGCTCGACCGGCAAGCCGAAGGGCGTGATGGTCGAGCACCGCAACGCCGTCAACTTCTTCGTCGGCATGGACGATCGGGTCCCGCACGATCCGCCGGGCACGTGGCTGGCCGTGACCAGCCTCTCCTTCGACATCTCCGTGCTCGAGCTCCTCTGGACGCTGACTCGCGGATTCGAAGTCGTCGTCTATGCCGATCGGGAGCGCAAGGGCGGGGCCGCCGGCGTCGATCCCGCCAACTGGCGGCCGATCGATCTCGGGCTCGCGCTCTGGGGCAACGACGTCGGGAGCGGCTCGAAGAAGTACGAGCTGATGCTCGAGGCCGCGAAGTTCGGCGACGAGCACGGCTTCTGCGCGGTGCATACGCCGGAGCGGCACTTCGGGGACTTCGGGGCGCCGTTCCCGAATCCCGCCGTCACCAGCGCTGCGATCGCCGCGGTCACGGAGCGGATCCAGATCCGGGCCAGCAGCTGCGTGCTGCCGCTGCATCACCCCGTCCGCGTCGCCGAGGACTGGGCGGTCGTCGACAACATCTCCGACGGCCGCGTGGGGATCTCCTTCGCTTCGGGTTGGCAGCCCAACGACTTCGTGATCCGACCCGAGGCGTACGCCGACGCCAAGAAGTCGATGTTCGAGAACGCCGAGATCGTCCGACGACTCTGGCGCGGGGAATCCGTCGACTTCGTGAATCCCCACGGTGATCAGGTCGCGACGAAGACGCTGCCGCGGCCGGTGCAATCCGAGCTGCCGACGTGGATCACGACGGCCGGCAACCCCGAGACCTTCGCCCAGGCGGGGGCGGCGGGCGTGAACGTGCTCACGCACCTGCTCGGACAGTCCCTCGACGAGCTGGCCGAGATGGTCAGGGTCTACCGGAAGGCGGCGGCCGACGCGGGACACGATCCGTCGACGTTGAACGTCACGTGCATGCTCCACACGTTCGTGGGCGAGGACGACGCCGAGGTGCGTCGGATCGTGCGCGAGCCCATGAAGAACTACCTGGCGAGTGCGATGGCGCTCGTCGTGGACTTCGCCTGGAGCTTCCCGGCCTTCGAGCGTCCCGGCGGTCCCGACTCCACGCCCGAGGACGTCGATCTCAACTCCCTCAGCGACGAGGAGACCGACGCGATTCTCGAGTTCGCCTTCGAGCGCTACTACGAGACGAGTGGGCTCTTCGGGACGCCCGAAGCCTGTGAGGCCATGCTCCAGCGCTGCAAGGATGCGGACATCGACGAGATCGCCTGTCTGATCGACTACGGCGTCGATACGGACGTCGTGCTGGGCTCGCTGGACGCGCTCGCCGACGTGCGCGCGCGGGTGAACGAAGCGCCGGTCGTCGAGGCGACGCCCGCCACGCCTTCGGTCGACCACGGCTTCGCCGCACAGGTCGAGCGGCACGGCGTGACCCATCTCCAGTGCACGCCCTCGCACGCGACCATGCTCCTCACCAACCCGGACACCCGCGCCGCGCTGGGTCGGATTCCGCACCTGATGATCGGCGGTGAGGCCTTCCCGGTCTCGCTGGCGGCGGAGCTCGACGGTGTCGCGTGCGGAACCGTGACGAACATGTATGGCCCGACGGAGACGACCATCTGGTCGTCGACGGAGCCGGTGAGCGGACGGCCCGATTCGATTTCCATCGGTCGTCCGATCGCGAACACGCGACTCTACGTGCTCGACGGCGGACGCGAGCCGCTGCCCGTCGGCGTGGCCGGCGAGCTGTGGATCGGCGGCGAAGGCGTCGTTCGCGGCTACCACGATCGACCGGATCTGACCTCGGATCGATTCGTCGACGATCCCTTCGAGGATCGCCCGGGCGCGCGCATGTATCGCACCGGCGATCTCGCGCGGTGGATGCCCGACGGGCGGATCGACTTCCTGGGACGCCTGGACCACCAGGTGAAGATCCGTGGCTACCGGATCGAGCTCGGCGAGATCGAGGCACGCCTGGCGGGTCTCGACGGGGTTCGCGAGGGCGTCGTCATCGCCCGGGAGGATACGCCGGGGGACGTGCGACTCGTCGGCTACGTCGTCGCCGAGGACGCGGCGCCGGAAGAATCGACCCTCAAGGACCAGCTGCGGGTCTCGCTGCCGGAGTTCATGGTTCCGTCGAACGTGCTCTTCCTGGACGCCTTCCCGCAGACGCCGAACGGAAAGGTGGACCGGAAGCGTCTGCCCGCCCCGCACGAGGTCGCGAAGAAGTCGCAGGCCGAGTACGTGGCGCCGGCCAACGACCTGGAAGGACAGATCGCGGAAGTCTGGCGCGAAGTCCTCTATCTCGAGCAGGTGGGCACCCACGACAACTTCTTCGATCTGGGTGGGCATTCGCTGCTGGTCGTTCAGGCCCATCGGAAGCTGCGGGAAGTCTGTCCGATGGAGGTCACGCTGACCGATCTGTATCGATTCCCGACGATCGCGGGGCTCGCCGAGCACGTGTCCAAGGGGGGCGACGGTGGCGAGGCCGTGGCGGCCAGCCAGGCGCGGGCCGAGAAGCGGAAGCAGGCGCTCGGGCGGAGACGTCGTCGCGGAAGTCGAAGCTGA
- a CDS encoding SDR family oxidoreductase: MQFEGRTVVVTGAGRGVGRSLAIGFSRDGARVVGLGRTAADLEETAGQCDGRMQFVVGDVGKPDVIEALFGEAEREGGHVDVLVNNAAVYPRESFLESDHADWVGAFETNVFGMALCCRRALPGMLERGYGRVINMGSFAWKGPIPGASAYSTSKAAVSVLTRSIAIEVDRARYPDVLVNELLAGQFTTRMSDVGEHPDAAYPRARAVAALPAGGPHGEIFLKDEVYSEGSGGLRSRVKRVLGRALGRD, encoded by the coding sequence ATGCAGTTCGAAGGACGCACGGTGGTCGTGACCGGAGCGGGCAGGGGCGTCGGTCGCAGTCTGGCCATCGGCTTCAGTCGGGACGGCGCCCGGGTCGTGGGGCTCGGCCGTACGGCCGCCGACCTCGAAGAGACGGCGGGGCAGTGTGACGGGCGCATGCAGTTCGTGGTCGGCGACGTGGGGAAGCCCGACGTGATCGAAGCGCTCTTCGGCGAGGCGGAGCGAGAGGGGGGACACGTCGACGTTCTCGTGAACAACGCCGCCGTCTATCCACGCGAGTCGTTTCTCGAGAGCGATCACGCCGATTGGGTCGGGGCCTTCGAGACGAACGTCTTCGGCATGGCCCTCTGTTGCCGGCGGGCCTTGCCCGGGATGCTCGAGCGAGGCTACGGACGCGTCATCAACATGGGGAGCTTCGCCTGGAAGGGACCGATCCCGGGTGCCTCGGCGTACTCCACCTCGAAAGCCGCGGTCTCGGTCCTGACGCGATCGATCGCCATCGAGGTCGACCGGGCTCGCTACCCCGACGTGCTCGTGAACGAGCTGCTGGCGGGCCAGTTCACGACCCGGATGAGCGACGTCGGCGAGCACCCGGATGCGGCCTATCCGCGCGCTCGCGCGGTTGCCGCGCTGCCCGCCGGCGGTCCGCATGGCGAGATCTTCCTGAAGGACGAGGTCTACTCGGAAGGGTCTGGCGGCCTGCGATCGCGGGTGAAGCGCGTGCTGGGCAGGGCGCTCGGGCGCGACTAG
- a CDS encoding SGNH/GDSL hydrolase family protein has protein sequence MSGEGDSRLGDVARWLSRVLGAALVLWAISDDPLIGGRPGFGLAQGVVAAIGVFVVASSFASAGWNARILALVLSSAFVLSFGEIAVRVLYSARYQRPYHLDEALLYRLTPGAVHDFQHEATNGGERIRYRVNSDGFRGEELEADPRLRVAVFGDSFVQGAFSALEDTFAERLEDELSARLGDGVEVVNAGVAGYGPGQTLRKMEGDVALLDPDLILIAIFAGNDFGDTIRNKLYRLDDAGRLLETDFTIGPEQRRGFTLRRRELILKRVVRDAVRALLPRLGVGGDETDAMVAMTPRERMDRFLEDRAREFDEYIVRGDHVVHALAEDTYDADVSLTPDSASARYKVRLMDEVLGRMQSIAAERGVPIVLIPIPHPIDVGGHPTGEVDRDRYPYYRPRALVGILERIADRRGMPFVELFEGYRALGSEEVYFGGFDDHWNDRGQRLAAEWVADFLMERELVSAARADADAVAERP, from the coding sequence TTGAGCGGCGAAGGCGATTCCCGACTCGGCGACGTGGCGCGCTGGCTCTCGCGCGTTCTCGGCGCCGCGCTCGTGTTGTGGGCGATCTCGGACGACCCGCTCATCGGTGGAAGGCCGGGCTTCGGTCTGGCCCAGGGCGTCGTCGCCGCCATCGGCGTCTTCGTCGTCGCCTCGAGCTTCGCGTCCGCCGGATGGAATGCGCGGATCCTCGCGCTGGTGCTCTCGAGTGCGTTCGTGCTGAGCTTCGGCGAGATCGCGGTCCGCGTGCTCTACTCGGCACGCTACCAGCGGCCCTATCATCTCGACGAGGCGCTGCTCTACCGGCTCACCCCGGGTGCGGTGCACGACTTCCAGCACGAGGCGACCAACGGCGGCGAGCGGATCCGGTATCGCGTCAACAGCGATGGGTTCCGTGGGGAGGAGCTGGAAGCCGACCCCCGGCTTCGTGTGGCCGTCTTCGGCGATTCCTTCGTCCAGGGGGCGTTCTCTGCGCTGGAAGACACCTTCGCCGAGCGGCTGGAGGACGAGCTCTCGGCGCGACTGGGCGACGGTGTGGAAGTCGTGAACGCGGGCGTTGCGGGCTACGGCCCGGGTCAGACGCTGCGGAAGATGGAAGGCGACGTGGCCCTGCTCGATCCGGATCTGATCCTGATCGCGATCTTCGCGGGCAACGATTTCGGCGACACGATCCGCAACAAGCTCTATCGCCTCGACGACGCGGGGCGTCTGCTCGAGACGGACTTCACGATCGGGCCGGAGCAGCGACGTGGTTTCACGCTTCGCCGTCGCGAACTGATCCTGAAGCGCGTCGTGCGAGACGCCGTGCGCGCACTCCTTCCCAGGCTCGGAGTGGGAGGAGATGAAACCGATGCGATGGTGGCGATGACGCCGCGGGAGCGGATGGATCGCTTCCTGGAAGATCGCGCGCGTGAGTTCGACGAGTACATCGTCCGCGGCGACCACGTGGTGCACGCGCTCGCCGAAGACACCTACGACGCGGACGTCAGCCTCACTCCGGACAGCGCCTCCGCCCGCTACAAGGTCCGATTGATGGACGAGGTCCTCGGGCGAATGCAGTCGATCGCCGCCGAGCGCGGCGTGCCGATCGTCCTGATACCCATCCCCCACCCGATCGACGTCGGAGGCCACCCGACCGGGGAGGTCGATCGCGATCGGTATCCGTACTATCGACCCCGCGCCCTGGTCGGGATCCTCGAACGGATCGCCGATCGCCGCGGGATGCCCTTCGTCGAGCTCTTCGAGGGCTATCGGGCGCTCGGTTCGGAAGAGGTGTACTTCGGCGGCTTCGACGACCACTGGAACGACCGCGGCCAGCGACTGGCGGCGGAGTGGGTCGCCGACTTCCTGATGGAAAGAGAGCTCGTGTCGGCCGCCCGCGCCGACGCCGACGCCGTCGCGGAGCGGCCCTAG
- a CDS encoding GMC family oxidoreductase, whose amino-acid sequence MAGGHADPSQLDPDAIEWDAVVIGTGVGGATLGYELARRGRRVLFVEKGRYLQKDPEAEQGELGELSVDPDERLRRGWWPHPISGRTDVEGRAPGTGWAPVRHLLDDGEADFFAPLGCGTGGSSVLYGATLERFHPRDFRPRENFPEVAETTLPEAWPVGWNTFAPLYEEVERLYEVHGTPDPLSDGEAPLPEPPPMNEQDRSIHALFEQNGLHPYRSHIGCAFKPGCDGCGGRLCVRACKGDSGRVCLVPAVETHGATLLSGCEVTRLVADRTAVREVHGRWQGRDVRLRAKVVVLAAGALMSPVLLMNSKSEAWPEGVANGSGWVGRNLMLHAGDMVAIRPKGRAEGGGFTKTISINDFYFAGGRKLGNFQSLGVRVDTGAVFSHVRTTLDKGPAWLRRIVPSIVARLIARVGAIFFRNAVVFSAILEDLPYLHNRVMPDASQPSGIRYEYTYPDELMERNTLFRRSLIRALGRRRVTVLSRPVNLNFGHVCGTCRFGDDPRTSVLDSTNRAHEVENLYVVDASFFPSSGGVNPSLTIAANALRVARIIDGRLGDAGANAGAEEV is encoded by the coding sequence ATGGCGGGTGGACACGCCGATCCGAGCCAGCTCGATCCCGACGCGATCGAGTGGGATGCCGTGGTGATCGGAACCGGAGTCGGGGGGGCGACCCTCGGCTACGAGCTGGCGCGTCGCGGCCGGCGCGTCCTCTTCGTCGAGAAGGGGCGCTACCTCCAGAAGGATCCGGAAGCGGAGCAGGGCGAGCTCGGTGAGCTCAGCGTCGACCCGGACGAGCGACTGCGTCGTGGCTGGTGGCCCCATCCGATCAGCGGCCGCACCGATGTGGAGGGCCGAGCGCCGGGCACCGGTTGGGCGCCCGTCCGACACCTCCTCGACGACGGGGAAGCGGACTTCTTCGCGCCCCTGGGCTGCGGGACGGGGGGATCGTCGGTCCTCTACGGAGCGACGCTCGAGCGCTTCCATCCGCGGGACTTCCGTCCGCGGGAGAATTTTCCGGAGGTAGCGGAGACGACGCTGCCCGAGGCGTGGCCGGTGGGATGGAACACGTTCGCGCCGCTCTACGAGGAAGTCGAACGGCTCTACGAGGTGCACGGGACGCCCGATCCGTTGAGCGACGGCGAGGCGCCGCTTCCGGAGCCGCCGCCGATGAACGAACAGGACCGCTCGATTCACGCGCTCTTCGAGCAGAACGGCCTCCACCCCTATCGCAGCCACATCGGCTGCGCCTTCAAGCCCGGATGCGACGGCTGCGGGGGACGACTCTGCGTGCGGGCGTGCAAAGGGGATTCCGGGCGGGTTTGTCTGGTTCCGGCGGTCGAGACGCACGGCGCCACGCTGCTCTCCGGGTGCGAGGTCACGCGGCTCGTCGCGGATCGTACGGCGGTGCGCGAAGTGCACGGACGCTGGCAGGGGCGCGACGTCCGGCTCCGCGCCAAGGTCGTCGTTCTCGCGGCCGGCGCGCTGATGTCGCCGGTTCTGCTGATGAACTCGAAGAGCGAGGCGTGGCCCGAAGGCGTCGCGAACGGGTCGGGCTGGGTCGGTCGGAACCTGATGCTCCACGCGGGCGACATGGTCGCGATCCGGCCGAAGGGTCGCGCCGAGGGCGGCGGCTTCACCAAGACGATCTCGATCAACGACTTCTATTTCGCGGGGGGCCGCAAGCTGGGCAACTTCCAGTCCCTCGGCGTTCGGGTCGACACGGGGGCCGTCTTCTCCCACGTGCGCACCACCCTCGACAAGGGCCCCGCCTGGCTGCGCCGGATCGTGCCCTCGATCGTCGCGCGACTGATCGCTCGGGTCGGGGCGATCTTCTTCCGGAACGCGGTCGTGTTCTCCGCGATCCTCGAAGACCTGCCCTACCTCCACAATCGCGTGATGCCCGACGCGAGTCAGCCGAGCGGCATCCGCTACGAGTACACCTATCCCGACGAGCTGATGGAGCGGAACACGCTCTTTCGTCGCAGTCTGATCCGGGCCCTCGGTCGTCGTCGGGTCACGGTGTTGAGTCGGCCGGTGAACCTGAACTTCGGGCACGTCTGCGGGACGTGTCGCTTCGGTGACGATCCTCGCACGAGCGTGCTCGATTCGACGAATCGCGCGCACGAGGTCGAGAATCTCTACGTGGTCGATGCGTCGTTCTTTCCGTCCAGTGGCGGTGTGAACCCGAGCCTGACGATCGCGGCGAACGCGCTTCGCGTCGCGCGCATCATCGACGGGCGGTTGGGCGACGCCGGCGCGAACGCCGGCGCGGAGGAGGTCTGA
- a CDS encoding oligosaccharide flippase family protein codes for MTEKATGLRARAGQGALISLVGQGGAQVLRLIGNLVLARMLFPEAFGLMAIVYLIVFALEQFSNIGIPAAIMRFERGDQPEFMNTAFTIQVVRGFLLWGLGLAVTPLVADFYGQPQLLTIMPVATFAAVLMGVQSTKFLVLTRRLQLGRRVAIEMLGRVTSIVVMIAMAWVEPSVWALVIGGLVNQLVITILSHVWIPGPIDRFQWEKESVDDIFSLGKWVFASSGLSFVLAQIDIALLGRLVPAAVLGVYSMGIIIPSLLRDVAYTVLSSVVAPVVAESNRDGPETLRNRYRSLRRVTLPAALTMGLGALIVAPAFFDFLYDERYQDAQWIAQLALIRFWFAFLQVHACISLLSLGDGRSWALSNLFGLAGTTVGCLVGFEIDGLRGLLIGMGIGSMAAFVQPAIRLARIGVASPLPELGYTALGALLAGVTWAAIEASGDWLPLPDSLRVLVVGGLVLAPYGLWAAFRLLREFRFRSG; via the coding sequence GTGACGGAGAAGGCCACGGGCCTGCGCGCGCGCGCCGGCCAGGGAGCACTGATCAGCCTGGTCGGGCAAGGCGGCGCGCAGGTGTTACGCCTGATCGGCAACCTGGTCCTGGCGCGCATGCTCTTCCCGGAAGCCTTCGGGTTGATGGCGATCGTGTACCTGATCGTCTTCGCCCTCGAGCAGTTCTCCAACATCGGGATCCCGGCTGCCATCATGCGCTTCGAGCGCGGCGATCAACCCGAGTTCATGAACACGGCCTTCACGATCCAGGTCGTGCGCGGCTTCCTGCTCTGGGGCCTGGGCCTCGCCGTCACCCCGCTGGTCGCGGACTTCTACGGCCAGCCCCAGCTGCTCACGATCATGCCCGTCGCGACCTTCGCCGCAGTCTTGATGGGCGTGCAATCGACCAAGTTCCTCGTCCTCACCCGCCGCCTCCAATTGGGGCGTCGCGTCGCGATCGAGATGCTCGGTCGCGTCACGTCGATCGTGGTCATGATCGCGATGGCCTGGGTCGAGCCCAGCGTCTGGGCGCTCGTGATCGGCGGCCTCGTCAACCAGCTGGTGATCACGATCCTGAGTCACGTGTGGATCCCGGGTCCGATCGATCGTTTCCAGTGGGAGAAGGAGTCGGTCGACGACATCTTCTCGCTCGGCAAGTGGGTCTTCGCCTCGAGCGGACTCTCCTTCGTGCTGGCGCAGATCGACATCGCCCTGCTCGGCCGACTCGTCCCGGCGGCGGTCCTCGGCGTCTACAGCATGGGCATCATCATCCCGTCCCTCCTGCGCGACGTCGCCTATACCGTGCTCAGCTCGGTGGTCGCCCCCGTGGTGGCCGAGTCGAATCGAGATGGACCCGAGACGCTCCGCAATCGGTACCGCTCCCTTCGCCGCGTCACGCTCCCGGCCGCGTTGACGATGGGGCTCGGCGCGCTGATCGTGGCGCCGGCCTTCTTCGACTTCCTCTACGACGAGCGCTACCAGGACGCGCAGTGGATCGCCCAGCTCGCCCTGATCCGATTCTGGTTCGCGTTCCTGCAGGTCCACGCCTGCATCAGCCTCCTGTCGCTCGGCGACGGGAGGAGCTGGGCCCTCTCGAATCTGTTCGGCCTGGCGGGCACGACCGTGGGCTGCCTGGTCGGGTTCGAGATCGACGGACTCCGGGGCCTGCTGATCGGCATGGGCATCGGCAGCATGGCCGCGTTCGTCCAGCCCGCGATCCGACTCGCGCGCATCGGCGTCGCGAGCCCTCTGCCCGAGCTCGGCTACACCGCCCTCGGCGCGCTGCTGGCGGGCGTGACCTGGGCCGCGATCGAGGCGAGCGGCGACTGGCTTCCGCTGCCGGATTCGCTTCGCGTCCTCGTCGTCGGCGGGCTCGTGCTCGCGCCCTACGGCCTCTGGGCTGCGTTCCGGCTCCTGCGGGAGTTCCGGTTCAGGTCGGGCTGA